The following proteins are co-located in the Euwallacea fornicatus isolate EFF26 chromosome 16, ASM4011564v1, whole genome shotgun sequence genome:
- the beta-Spec gene encoding spectrin beta chain isoform X2, with the protein MTTDISIVRWDPTIQQQIEEDYEYDGGNSSSRLFERSRIKALADERESVQKKTFQKWVNSHLVRVNSRVHDLYTDLRDGKNLIKLLEVLSGERLPRPTKGKMRIHCLENVDKALQFLKEQRVHLENMGSHDIVDGNPRLSLGLIWTIILRFQIQDITIEETDNQETKSAKDALLLWCQMKTAGYNNVNVRNFTTSWRDGLAFNALIHKHRPDLIQFEKLSKSNPIYNLNNSFNVAEDKLGLTKLLDAEDVFVEQPDEKSIITYVVTYYHYFSKMKQETVQGKRIGKVVGIAMDNDRMIKEYESLTSDLLAWIEATISALGEREFANSLVGVQQQLGQFSNYRTVEKPPKFVEKGNLEILLFTLQSKMRANNQRPYTPREGKMISDINKAWERLEKAEHERELALREELIRQEKLEQLAARFNRKASMRETWLSENQRLVSQDNFGRDLAAVEAAAKKHEAIETDIFAYEERVQAVVSVAAELEAENYHDMERINARKENVLRLWNYLLELLRARRNRLDLSLQLQQNFQEMLHILDAMEELKARLLIDDLGKHLMGVEDLLQKHNLLEADINILGERVKAVASQSQKFVDVEGDEGYKPCDPQLVLERVQQLQEAYAQLVRLAVERRSRLEESRKLWQFYWDMADEDNWIKEKEQIVSTSDIGHDLTTVNLLLSKHRILENELSAHEPQLEAALSVGEELIQSGHFGAKEIQDRLSEIREAWKHLLDLAAYRRKRLEEAVDYHQLFADADDVDIWMLDTLRLVSSEDVGRDEGNAQSLLKKHKDVTDELKNYVSIIDSLHQQAEALGPEVANSPEVSQRLASIDSRYKELLELAKLRKQRLLDALSLYRLLSESDGVEQWISEKDRMLQTMIPARDIEDVEIMKHRYDGFEKEMNANASRVALVNQLARQLLHVEHPNSEQITARQNQLNQKWAELREKADAKRDELSSAHGVQTFHIECRETTTWIEDKVRILQETDSLEMDLTGIMTLQRRLSGMERDLAAIQAKLNSLQKEAEKIEDEHPEEAAVIRERIVQIQVIWERLTQMLKERDAKLEEAGDLHRFLRDLDHFQSWLTKTQTDIASEDTPNSLPEAEKLLSQHQAIREEIDNYTDDYTKMMDYGEKITADPSTQDDPQYMFLRERLKALKDGWDEIHQMWDNRQHLLSQSLSLQLLERDARQAEVILNQQEHTLSKDETPTTLEQAENLLKRHEAFLATMEANDDKINTVVEFSRRLCDEGHFATDKIGKRADNLDERRLANKEKAHALFERLRDQLELHQFLRDCDELGEWIQEKHITAQDETYRSAKTVHSKWTRHQAFEAEIGANKERLHNLERAGEELAKEKPEYANIIKPKIEELTDQFDVLEQTTKEKGERLFDANREVLIHQTCDDIDSWMNELEKQIESDDTGSDLASVNILMQKQQMIETQMAVKARQVDELEKQTKHLETAAPDKDINEIKVKKTKVEERFQLLKQPLIERQIILEKKKEALQFRRDIEDELLWISEKMPLATSTEYGNNLFQVNTLQKKNQSLQTEVDNHEPRINTVCNNGQKLIDEGHEDSTEFSRLINELHKAWQELKDAIDRRREYLQRNERAQQYLFDANEAESWMSEQELYMMVEDRGKDESSARNFMKKHESLEAAVEAYADTIRGLGETVKALTAEGHPLAEQVTVKQSQLDKLYAGLKDLAQERRAKLDEALQLFLLNRDVGDLEQWIADREVVASSHELGQDYDHVTLLWERFKEFAHDTETIGSERVAAVNDIADSLIAAGHSDSATIAEWKDGLNEAWTDLLELIDTRTQMLAASRELHKFFHDCKDVLSRIIEKQVAMSDELGRDAGSVSALQRKHQNFLQDLLTLQSQVQQIQEESAKLQASYAGDRAKEITNREQEVVSAWANLQLACDQRRGKLADTGDLFKFFNLVRTLMQWMDDVVRQMNTSEKPRDVGGVELLMSNHQSLKAEIDAREDNFTSCINLGKELLSRNHYASAEITDKLVTLNNHRQGVVQRWDERWENLQLILEVYQFARDAAVAEAWLIAQEPYLMSTELGHTIDDVENLIKKHEAFEKSAAAQEERFSALERLTTFEIREMKRREAAEAEESARREREEAERRAALEAASRPKEPESTSADRPDAGAAAFEERPVHGVQPRPQTIASTPSPPKPSPRAHTLSRSDEKAKRKDRSRSKSPFRSFRWKKSSPKTHSGAHSDDEGVLASRQEGSSPDEDGFEGSLVRKHEWESTTNKATNRSWDKVYLVLRGSQLAFYKDSKTAKTTPEQRFKGETALQLHGATASVASDYKKKKHVWRLKLENGGEFLFQAQNDAEMNTWISHINAHADTTASGPSRSQTLPASAQKEDQKRRSFFTLKKT; encoded by the exons ATGACTACAGACATAAGCATAGTGCGGTGGGATCCCACCATACAGCAGCAGATTGAGGAGGACTATGAATATGACGGAGGCAACTCGTCTTCCAGGCTGTTCGAACGGTCCAGGATAAAAGCCCTTGCAG ATGAGAGGGAGAGCGTTCAAAAGAAaacctttcaaaaatgggtaaATTCGCATTTAGTACGCGTAAATTCGCGCGTTCACGACCTTTACACCGACCTCAGGGACGGCAAAAATCTTATTAAATTGTTAGAGGTCTTATCCGGAGAGCGTTTGCCGCGTCCCACCAAAGGAAAAATGAGAATTCACTGCCTTGAAAATGTCGATAAAGCACTGCAGTTCCTCAAAGAGCAAAGGGTTCACCTAGAAAATATGGGTTCGCACGATATCGTAGATGGAAACCCGAGACTGTCATTAGGTCTCATATGGACTATAATCCTGCGCTTCCAAATTCAGGATATTACGATCGAAGAAACGGACAACCAAGAAACCAAATCGGCTAAAGATGCTTTGCTGCTTTGGTGCCAAATGAAAACTGCTGGTTACAATAACGTAAATGTGAGGAACTTCACTACTTCTTGGAGAGATGGACTGGCTTTCAATGCTCTAATCCACAAACACCGGCCAGATTTGATTCAGTTcgaaaaattgtcaaagtCTAACCCAATTTATAACTTGAATAATTCCTTTAATGTTGCCGAAGACAAACTTGGACTTACGAAATTGCTCGACGCAGAGGACGTTTTCGTTGAACAACCCGATGAAAAATCCATAATCACCTATGTTGTCACCTATTATCACTACTTCAGCAAAATGAAGCAAGAGACTGTGCAAGGTAAACGTATTGGCAAGGTAGTGGGCATTGCCATGGATAATGACAGGATGATCAAAGAGTACGAGAGCCTTACCAGCGACCTCCTAGCTTGGATCGAAGCCACAATTTCAGCTCTTGGGGAACGCGAGTTTGCTAATAGTTTAGTAGGTGTACAACAGCAACTTGGACAATTCAGCAATTACAGAACCGTGGAAAAACCACCGAAATTTGTTGAGAAAGGCAATCTAGAAATCCTTCTCTTTACTCTTCAATCAAAGATGAGGGCAAACAACCAACGTCCTTACACTCCTAGAGAAGGAAAAATGATTTCGGACATAAATAAAGCTTGGGAGAGGTTAGAAAAAGCAGAACACGAACGAGAATTAGCTCTAAGGGAAGAGTTGATCAGACAAGAGAAGTTGGAGCAGTTGGCTGCTAGATTTAACAGGAAGGCGAGTATGAGAGAAACCTGGTTGAGTGAAAATCAACGTCTGGTATCTCAAGACAACTTCGGAAGAGATTTGGCAGCTGTGGAAGCAGCTGCAAAGAAACATGAGGCAATTGAGACAGATATCTTTGCTTATGAAGAACGTGTGCAAGCTGTAGTGTCCGTTGCCGCAGAATTGGAAGCCGAAAATTATCACGACATGGAAAGAATCAACGCAAGGAAAGAAAATGTCCTACGCCTATGGAATTATCTTTTGGAATTGCTTAGAGCTCGTAGAAATAGACTAGACCTCTCTTTGCAGCTACAACAGAACTTCCAAGAGATGTTGCACATTTTAGATGCCATGGAGGAATTGAAAGCACGATTGTTGATTGACGATTTGGGCAAACATCTCATGGGAGTAGAGGACCTACTACAGAAACACAACTTGCTGGAAGCCGACATCAATATTCTCGGCGAAAGGGTGAAAGCTGTTGCTAGTCAGAGCCAGAAATTCGTTGACGTTGAAGGAGACGAGGGATACAAACCGTGCGATCCTCAGCTGGTTTTGGAGCGAGTTCAGCAACTGCAAGAGGCCTATGCTCAACTCGTAAGGCTAGCAGTAGAGCGGCGATCTAGATTAGAAGAGAGTAGAAAACTGTGGCAATTCTATTGGGATATGGCCGATGAGGACAACTGGATTAAGGAGAAAGAGCAAATTGTTTCTACCTCAGACATTGGACACGATCTCACTACCGTTAATCTTCTCCTCAGCAAACACAGAATTTTGGAGAACGAACTCTCCGCTCACGAACCTCAGCTTGAGGCGGCCCTTAGTGTAGGAGAAGAACTGATCCAATCTGGCCACTTTGGGGCCAAGGAAATACAAGATAGGCTCTCCGAAATCAGAGAAGCCTGGAAGCATTTGCTCGACTTGGCTGCTTATCGTAGGAAACGTCTTGAAGAGGCTGTTGATTATCACCAGTTGTTTGCTGACGCCGACGACGTTGATATTTGGATGCTTGATACGTTAAGGTTGGTCTCCAGTGAAGATGTAGGCCGCGACGAAGGCAATGCCCAATCGttacttaaaaaacataaagacGTTACTGATGAGCTCAAGAATTACGTCAGTATTATTGACAGTTTGCATCAACAAGCCGAAGCCTTGGGTCCTGAAGTGGCCAACTCCCCCGAAGTATCGCAAAGACTCGCCTCCATCGATAGCCGCTACAAGGAGCTGTTGGAGCTTGCTAAACTTAGAAAACAGCGTTTACTTGACGCTTTGTCTTTGTATAGATTACTCTCGGAGAGCGATGGCGTGGAACAATGGATTAGCGAGAAAGACCGTATGTTGCAAACTATGATTCCAGCTCGGGACATCGAAGACGTCGAGATCATGAAGCACCGCTACGACGGGTTTGAGAAAGAGATGAACGCCAATGCTTCGAGAGTTGCCCTGGTCAATCAACTGGCAAGACAACTGCTGCACGTAGAACATCCCAATTCAGAACAAATCACTGCCAGGCAAAATCAACTTAACCAGAAATGGGCGGAACTTCGTGAAAAGGCCGATGCTAAACGCGACGAACTCAGTTCCGCTCATGGAGTGCAAACCTTCCACATCGAATGCCGTGAAACAACTACCTGGATCGAAGATAAGGTCAGGATTCTCCAGGAAACTGATAGTTTGGAAATGGATCTTACTGGAATCATGACGTTGCAACGACGCCTCTCCGGAATGGAAAGAGACTTGGCTGCAATTCAGGCCAAACTCAATTCCCTTCAGAAGGAGGCTGAAAAGATCGAGGATGAACATCCCGAAGAAGCAGCTGTCATTAGAGAGCGCATTGTACAAATTCAAGTTATCTGGGAAAGATTAACACAGATGCTCAAAGAGAGGGACGCCAAATTGGAAGAAGCTGGTGATCTTCACAGGTTCCTCAGGGATTTGGATCACTTCCAATCTTGGCttacaaaaactcaaactgATATTGCGTCAGAAGATACTCCCAATTCATTGCCTGAAGCTGAAAAGCTCTTGTCTCAACATCAAGCTATCAGAGAAGAAATCGATAATTACACCGATGACTATACCAAGATGATGGATTATGGTGAGAAAATTACCGCAGATCCAAGTACACAAGACGATCCTCAGTACATGTTCTTGAGGGAGCGTCTAAAGGCATTGAAAGATGGCTGGGATGAAATTCACCAAATGTGGGATAACAGACAGCATCTTCTCTCGCAGTCTTTGAGCTTGCAGTTGCTTGAACGCGATGCCCGCCAAGCTGAAGTCATTCTTAACCAACAAGAACACACTCTCAGCAAAGACGAAACTCCGACCACCCTCGAGCAAGCCGAAAACCTTCTCAAGCGTCACGAGGCCTTCTTGGCAACTATGGAAGCCAACGATGACAAAATCAACACTGTTGTCGAATTCTCGCGAAGACTTTGTGACGAAGGGCATTTCGCCACTGATAAGATTGGCAAACGCGCTGATAATTTGGATGAGCGTCGTCTTGCCAACAAGGAGAAGGCACACGCTCTGTTTGAGAGATTGCGAGATCAATTGGAACTTCATCAGTTCTTGAGAGACTGCGACGAATTAGGAGAATGGATCCAGGAGAAGCACATTACTGCCCAAGACGAGACTTACCGGTCTGCGAAGACCGTGCATTCTAAATGGACTAGACACCAAGCCTTTGAAGCTGAAATTGGTGCCAACAAGGAGCGATTGCACAATTTGGAGCGTGCAGGAGAAGAATTGGCTAAAGAGAAGCCGGAGTATGCCAACATTATTAAACCTAAGATTGAGGAACTTACGGATCAGTTCGATGTTTTGGAACAAACCACTAAGGAAAAGGGTGAACGACTGTTTGACGCTAACCGCGAGGTACTCATTCACCAAACTTGCGACGATATCGACTCATGGATGAACGAACTCGAAAAACAAATCGAAAGCGACGATACTGGTTCCGATTTGGCTTCTGTCAATATTTTGATGCAGAAGCAGCAAATGATCGAAACTCAAATGGCTGTTAAAGCTAGACAAGTAGATGAATTAGAGAAACAAACCAAACACTTGGAGACTGCAGCTCCCGACAAAGACATCAacgaaattaaagttaaaaagacCAAGGTCGAAGAAAGATTCCAACTCCTTAAACAACCGCTTATTGAAAGGCAAATTATACTGGAGAAGAAGAAGGAAGCTTTGCAGTTCAGAAGGGACATTGAAGACGAGCTACTTTGGATATCGGAGAAAATGCCCCTTGCCACTTCCACCGAGTACGGTAACAATCTCTTCCAAGTGAACACCTTGCAAAAGAAAAACCAGTCTCTGCAAACTGAAGTAGATAATCACGAGCCACGCATCAACACCGTGTGCAACAATGGCCAAAAACTGATTGACGAAGGCCACGAAGACTCAACTGAATTCAGCAGACTCATCAACGAGCTACACAAGGCGTGGCAAGAGCTTAAAGATGCCATTGATAGACGTAGAGAATACCTGCAGAGAAATGAGCGGGCTCAGCAATATTTGTTCGATGCCAACGAGGCTGAGAGCTGGATGAGCGAACAAGAATTGTATATGATGGTGGAAGACCGGGGCAAGGATGAAAGTAGCGCCAGGAATTTCATGAAGAAACACGAAAGTCTCGAAGCCGCCGTTGAGGCCTATGCTGACACCATAAGAGGTTTAGGCGAAACTGTAAAAGCATTAACTGCGGAAGGTCATCCATTGGCCGAGCAGGTCACCGTAAAACAATCCCAACTTGACAAATTGTATGCGGGTCTTAAAGATTTAGCCCAAGAAAGACGCGCCAAATTGGACGAAGCTTTGCAACTCTTCCTTCTTAACAGAGACGTCGGTGATCTTGAACAGTGGATCGCGGATAGGGAGGTCGTGGCCTCTTCCCACGAACTTGGTCAAGACTATGACCACGTAACTCTGCTTTGGGAACGTTTCAAAGAATTCGCTCATGACACGGAGACTATTGGTAGTGAAAGAGTTGCCGCTGTTAATGATATTGCGGATTCGCTCATCGCAGCTGGACATAGTGATTCAGCCACAATAGCAGAATGGAAGGATGGCCTAAACGAAGCATGGACGGATCTGTTAGAATTAATAGACACACGTACGCAAATGCTCGCGGCGTCCCGGGAACTGCATAAGTTCTTCCATGACTGTAAGGACGTCCTGAGCCGAATTATAGAGAAACAGGTGGCGATGTCGGACGAATTGGGACGCGACGCCGGCTCAGTTTCAGCATTGCAACGTAAACACCAAAATTTCCTGCAGGACTTGTTGACCCTGCAGAGCCAAGTACAGCAGATCCAAGAAGAATCTGCCAAGTTGCAGGCTAGTTATGCCGGTGATCGAGCCAAGGAGATCACCAATAGAGAACAGGAAGTTGTATCTGCTTGGGCCAATCTACAGCTGGCCTGCGATCAACGCAGGGGCAAATTGGCCGACACTGGAGAtctatttaaattctttaatcTGGTCAGGACTTTGATGCAATGGATGGACGATGTCGTTCGACAGATGAACACTAGCGAGAAACCTCGTGATGTTGGCGGCGTGGAATTGCTGATGAGCAATCATCAGAGCCTTAAAGCGGAGATCGATGCCAGAGAGGACAACTTCACTTCGTGCATAAACCTGGGTAAGGAACTGCTGAGCCGGAACCATTATGCCAGCGCTGAAATCACCGACAAACTGGTTACTTTGAACAATCACAGGCAAGGAGTAGTGCAACGGTGGGATGAAAG ATGGGAAAACCTGCAACTTATCCTGGAAGTATACCAGTTCGCACGGGACGCAGCTGTTGCTGAAGCATGGCTGATCGCCCAAGAGCCATACTTGATGAGTACAGAACTAGGACATACCATTGACGACgtggaaaatttgatcaaGAAACACGAAGCATTTGAGAAGTCTGCAGCCGCTCAAGAGGAGAGATTTAGTGCATTGGAAAGATTGACCACG TTTGAAATTCGCGAAATGAAACGTCGTGAGGCCGCCGAAGCCGAAGAAAGTGCTCGTAGAGAAAGGGAAGAAGCTGAACGAAGAGCTGCGTTGGAAGCTGCCTCTAGACCTAAGGAACCAGAATCTACTTCTGCGGATCGACCAGACGCAGGTGCAGCTGCCTTCGAGGAGAGACCAG TGCATGGAGTGCAGCCACGTCCTCAAACAATAGCGAGCACGCCTTCACCTCCTAAGCCCAGTCCTAGGGCACACACAC